AGAACGTAGTGATCTCAAGACAGTTTCCAAACGAGCTATTTATCAGTGTTCAGCCAAAAAAAATTATCGCCAACATTATGAAATCCCCGTCCAAGGTCCAGCCCGTAGCCTACGATTCTTCTCTGCTTACGGATGTGGAAATTACGAAGGCTCCGCTTGTGCCAATCCTCTCGAGCAATGCCTTTGCAAAAAGTGAAGATCTTAGAAAAAAAGCATTAGATCTTTTGCGCGAATTACCTATGGAAGGATCATTTAGTTTTGATCAAGTTTCAGAGGTATATCCCTTCAAAAATGATGAATTTCAAATCTTACTGAAAAACTCAAAAGCACTGGTGTTGATCAACACCGAAAATGTTCCTCTCAAGGCCGCACGAATTTCCAGAGTCATTGACTACATGGATCCTGCTGAAATGAAAGGCCGTGTCATCGACTCAAACTTCTCAAAAAAAGTCCTTGTCAGGCCGCGTAACCACCGCTAGCCTTTTAGGTAAGGACAATAGTCCTTACTCGCTTCAAGGATGAGTAAACTAACGTAATTTAAAGCCTTTAGTAAACTTCAGGCTAGGTTACGAAAGCTAGCGAGGTGATAGCCCACAACACGCATATCTGTATTTGCACACGATTTACGCAAACTTGTCCTTCGTGCAAATTCAGTGACAACAAAGAGGAGCAGGGCTTGAAGACAAATTTAAAGGCAAACAGTTCTAACGAGACAATCATCGCCGCACTCGAC
Above is a genomic segment from Bdellovibrionota bacterium containing:
- a CDS encoding FtsQ-type POTRA domain-containing protein encodes the protein MKKTLLKISLCLVIAAGCVLGGYSLYKSSLFHLEKINYTYEIENSYIAFLKPQIEKQLDTQIGASIWEIDIFGLEKKLENLPWIQNVVISRQFPNELFISVQPKKIIANIMKSPSKVQPVAYDSSLLTDVEITKAPLVPILSSNAFAKSEDLRKKALDLLRELPMEGSFSFDQVSEVYPFKNDEFQILLKNSKALVLINTENVPLKAARISRVIDYMDPAEMKGRVIDSNFSKKVLVRPRNHR